Proteins found in one Siniperca chuatsi isolate FFG_IHB_CAS linkage group LG22, ASM2008510v1, whole genome shotgun sequence genomic segment:
- the fcer1g gene encoding high affinity immunoglobulin epsilon receptor subunit gamma produces the protein MGGRSPLLVAIPLWMSFGRAAALAEPQICYVLDGILFLYGIILTALYCRIKIYNAKEARDANAKQDADQGIYTGLTPRVQDTYETIGIKK, from the exons ATGGGGGGCAGGAGCCCGTTGCTGGTAGCGATTCCTCTGTGGATGAGTTTTGGGAGAGCTG CTGCTCTTGCAGAGCCACAGATCTGTTATGTGCTGGATGGAATCCTGTTTTTGTACGGCATCATCCTGACAGCTCTCTACTGTAGAATCAAG ATCTACAATGCTAAGGAGGCCAGGGATGCAAATGCCAAGCAG GATGCTGACCAGGGCATCTACACG GGTTTGACTCCTCGCGTCCAGGACACATATGAAACTATTGGCATTAAGAAGTGA